A window of Gadus chalcogrammus isolate NIFS_2021 chromosome 16, NIFS_Gcha_1.0, whole genome shotgun sequence contains these coding sequences:
- the LOC130406458 gene encoding lysosomal amino acid transporter 1 homolog: MSTTRFPGKGGDDVAMGANFSNPTLSGPFCVNGTGWILYLLEECVDNVWEYWSVIIGLISMFCFLLSTLPQVYEANRNGKVEEAMSFGFLFFLFSGDLTSFAGCYLTSQLPIQMVTVVFYMFTDMVLFSQYLYYKIKNSSTRENPHLKWACLLWCGSASLFFLVLPKLITDDNASLDTQSHDKSHTMEMSGYVCGYLASIFYLSSRFPQLHKNFRRHSTEGTSYLLFALAMMGNGTYGLSVIVVLPALKGSRRAFLLKHLPWLIGSLGVLVLDFFVTAQFIMYRKSKPAKKSTSLVRVQEVEPLLYEEEELSAL; this comes from the exons ATGTCGACCACCCGCTTCCCCGGGAAGGGGGGAGACGACGTGGCCATGGGAGCGAATTTCAGCAACCCGACCCTGAGCGGGCCGTTCTGCGTGAACGGGACGGGGTGGATCCTGTACCTGCTGGAGGAATGCGTGGACAACGTCTGGGAATACTGGAGCGTCATCATAGGACTGATCTCCATGTTCTGTTTTCTTCTATCCACTTTGCC TCAGGTGTACGAGGCCAACCGTAATGGTAAGGTTGAAGAGGCCATGTCTTTTGGATTCCTGTTCTTTCTCTTCAGTGGAGACCTTACCAGTTTTGCTGGCTGCTACCTCACTAGCCAGCTACCTATACAG ATGGTCACAGTGGTGTTCTACATGTTCACTGATATGGTCCTTTTCTCCCAGTACCTCTACTACAAGATCAAGAACAGCTCCACCAGAG AAAACCCTCACCTTAAATGGGCGTGCCTCTTGTGGTGTGGGTCTGCCAGCCTTTTTTTCCTTGTCCTCCCCAAACTAATCACGGACGACAACGCCTCCTTAGATACACAG AGTCACGACAAGTCCCACACGATGGAGATGAGTGGCTACGTCTGTGGATACCTGGCTTCCATCTTCTACCTCTCCTCCCGTTTCCCGCAGCTTCATAAAAAC TTCCGGCGACACTCAACAGAAGGGACGTCCTACCTGCTGTTCGCCCTGGCCATGATGGGCAATGGGACCTACGGGCTGAGTGTCATCGTGGTCCTGCCTGCGCTCAAGGGCTCCAGACGGGCTTTTCTTCTCAAACATCTGCCCTGGCTCATCGGTAGCCTGGGAGTCCTGGTCCTCGATTTCTTT GTGACGGCACAGTTCATCATGTACAGGAAAAGCAAGCCGGCTAAGAAGAGCACCTCATTGGTCAGAGTCCAGGAAGTAGAACCTCTGCTCTACGAGGAAGAAGAACTGTCTGCCCTATAG
- the ptx3a gene encoding pentraxin-related protein PTX3: protein MLWSISCALCVVSACVSLTVAYDDDIEVEYGNSYDNEIIEEEPKNATPSPSPCSSGDLTKWDKMFSMLENSQMRENMLLQYADDIIKVEMGSLRAELLRMVAQNGGSCGVAVEMAGRRLSLMLEKRLRDTLERISLPGPSARGPSDREEALLQQVLSAARAQGSRLAKLESSCLGAGLGPASPSASDSKTGAQGLAGDGKGRLEQEVTPPREGMAALERTLAAVVTELQETRAQLQQVTRSTRQRYLPAGCESSLLFPMRSRRIYAAVLPGVPLSLSAFTACLWVKPTAADSAPNRTVLLSYGTRRNPYEIQLLFSGSSALFTVGGEAHLVEGRGVLKAGGPSEWLHLCGVWSSQQGHASLWADGRKVASAPGVAEGRVLPAGGSLQLGQERNGCCPGSPGGSGGAGGGAGGGGGMGNGSGMSGFEDGFDPRLAFAGKMTGVNVWDRVLSEGELASVASRDGHGCGPRGNVVAWAVTEMVPHGGAQFID from the exons ATGCTGTGGAGTATTTCCTGTGCGCTGTGCGTTGTCTCAGCGTGTGTATCTCTGACTGTGGCCTATGATGATGATATCGAGGTGGAATATGGCAACTCCTACGACAACGAAATCATAGAGGAAGAGCCCAAAAATG ccacaCCAAGCCCCTCTCCCTGCAGCTCTGGGGATCTGACCAAGTGGGACAAGATGTTCTCTATGCTGGAGAACAGTCAGATGAGGGAGAACATGCTACTGCAATACGCCGATGACATCATCAAGGTGGAGATGGGCTCGCTGCGTGCAGAACTCCTCAG GATGGTGGCGCAAAACGGCGGTTCGTGCGGGGTTGCCGTGGAGATGGCGGGGAGAAGGCTGTCCCTGATGCTGGAGAAGCGGCTGCGGGACACCCTCGAGCGCATCAGCCTGCCGGGCCCCTCCGCCAGGGGCCCCTCCGACCGGGAGGAGGCCCTGCTGCAGCAGGTGCTGTCCGCGGCGCGGGCCCAAGGCTCCCGGCTGGCCAAGCTAGAGTCGAGTTGTCTCGGCGCCGGGCTGGGACCGGCGTCGCCGTCCGCGTCGGACTCCAAGACGGGGGCCCAGGGACTGGCGGGTGACGGGAAGGGTCGCCTGGAGCAGGAAGTGACCCCGCCCAGGGAGGGCATGGCCGCCCTGGAGAGGACTCTAGCCGCTGTGGTGACCGAGCTGCAGGAGACGCGGGCGCAGCTGCAGCAGGTGACGAGGTCAACAAGGCAGAGATACCTGCCCGCAG gttgCGAGTCGTCGCTGCTCTTCCCCATGCGCTCGCGCCGCATCTACGCGGCGGTGCTCCCCGGCGTGCCCCTCTCGCTGTCCGCCTTCACCGCCTGCCTGTGGGTGAAGCCCACCGCCGCCGACTCCGCCCCCAACCGCACCGTGCTGCTCTCCTACGGGACGCGCCGCAACCCCTACGAGATCCAGCTGCTCTTCAGCGGCAGCTCCGCCCTCTTCACCGTCGGCGGTGAGGCCCACCTGGTGGAGGGGCGGGGCGTGCTCAAGGCGGGCGGGCCCTCCGAGTGGCTCCACCTGTGCGGGGTCTGGAGCTCCCAGCAGGGACACGCCTCCCTCTGGGCCGACGGGAGGAAGGTGGCCTCCGCTCCCGGCGTGGCCGAGGGCCGGGTCCTGCCCGCCGGCGGCTCCCTCCAGCTGGGCCAGGAGCGGAACGGCTGCTGCCCCGGGTCTCCGGGCGGCtcgggaggagctggaggaggagcaggaggaggaggaggtatggGCAACGGGAGCGGGATGTCGGGCTTCGAGGACGGGTTCGACCCCCGGCTGGCGTTCGCCGGGAAGATGACGGGCGTCAACGTGTGGGACAGGGTGCTGTCCGAGGGGGAGCTGGCGAGCGTGGCGTCGCGGGACGGCCACGGCTGCGGGCCCAGGGGGAACGTGGTGGCGTGGGCCGTGACGGAGATGGTGCCCCACGGCGGAGCTCAGTTCATCGACTGA